One segment of Streptomyces sp. DT2A-34 DNA contains the following:
- a CDS encoding pentapeptide repeat-containing protein — translation MKPETGRLVLAAVGTAAAIGYVLLLWRGPWWIDGAHLRERDLQPADGVVITGFRTMLVAVGAGAITGLGLYYTHRNHRHAEKLYEHSQEQFAHLREKDREQAELTREGQVTERYVEAIKLLGSGNLHERLGGIYSLERIMNDSERDHRTVVEVLSAFVRTPAQERSRPKDGAGGGAAEDSAETPSTLLASDVTAALTVLGRQPVRQSHLVMDLRGARLTGATIRDVDLQDANLQGVELTGARLEGVVLAGAHLASAALTGATFWEGDLSDVIAPDANFTAVNVVGTKFTNAVLTRAILVGADLTHIDLSHASLPRATLTRAHLSKAVLSHARLEHADLSKANLEGADLTRADLVGVKLQGADLTGAELGGADLAYADLTDADLTAANLSTARGLSVRQLIKAHITHDTTLPEELADDPQVKDRVDECEAAEAETGPE, via the coding sequence ATGAAGCCGGAGACCGGGCGCCTTGTCCTCGCTGCAGTGGGCACGGCCGCAGCCATCGGGTATGTCCTGCTCCTGTGGCGCGGACCGTGGTGGATCGACGGTGCCCACCTTCGGGAAAGGGACCTTCAGCCGGCCGACGGTGTGGTCATCACCGGCTTCCGGACCATGCTCGTCGCTGTCGGGGCAGGAGCGATCACCGGGCTTGGCCTCTACTACACTCATCGCAACCACCGGCACGCCGAGAAGCTGTACGAACACAGCCAGGAGCAGTTCGCCCACCTGCGTGAGAAGGACCGCGAGCAAGCGGAGCTGACACGCGAGGGACAGGTCACCGAGCGGTACGTCGAAGCGATCAAATTGCTTGGATCCGGCAATCTTCACGAACGGCTCGGCGGCATCTACAGCCTCGAACGAATCATGAACGACAGCGAGAGAGACCATCGGACGGTCGTCGAGGTCCTGTCAGCGTTCGTGCGCACCCCAGCACAAGAGAGAAGCAGGCCGAAGGACGGGGCAGGAGGGGGCGCAGCGGAGGACTCGGCGGAGACGCCATCCACACTTCTCGCCTCTGACGTCACCGCGGCTTTGACGGTCCTTGGACGCCAGCCGGTGCGGCAGAGCCATCTCGTGATGGACCTGCGGGGTGCCCGCCTCACCGGGGCCACCATCCGCGACGTCGACCTACAGGACGCGAATCTGCAGGGCGTCGAACTCACGGGCGCCCGTCTGGAGGGCGTCGTGCTGGCCGGTGCCCATCTCGCATCGGCAGCACTGACGGGTGCCACATTCTGGGAGGGCGACCTGTCCGACGTGATCGCCCCGGACGCCAACTTCACCGCGGTGAACGTCGTGGGCACGAAGTTCACGAACGCAGTCCTGACGAGAGCGATTCTGGTGGGGGCGGACCTCACGCACATTGACCTCAGCCATGCATCGTTGCCCCGTGCGACTCTGACGCGCGCACACCTGAGCAAGGCCGTCTTGAGCCACGCACGTCTTGAGCATGCCGACTTGAGCAAGGCGAACCTGGAGGGCGCCGACCTGACCCGCGCTGACCTTGTCGGCGTGAAACTCCAGGGAGCAGATCTCACGGGGGCCGAACTCGGCGGAGCAGACCTGGCTTACGCCGACCTCACGGACGCCGACCTCACTGCCGCCAACCTGAGTACGGCCAGGGGTCTAAGCGTCCGTCAGCTCATCAAGGCACACATCACCCACGACACAACACTCCCCGAGGAGCTGGCCGATGACCCACAGGTCAAGGATCGGGTCGACGAGTGCGAAGCGGCCGAGGCGGAAACAGGCCCCGAGTAA